In Mycolicibacterium lutetiense, the sequence TAATTCACGAAGTCGGCATACATGGCGTCGAGCCTGGGCCAGTACACGTCGCGCTCGGCGTCGGTGGCCTCGCGCGCGGTGAGTTCCAGCGTCGCGTGCTTGGTCTGGAACTTCACCTTGGGGTTGGTCACCAGGTTCAGGTACCACATCGGATTGGTGGCCCGACCGCCCTGCGAGGCGACCAGCACGATGCGCTGGTCCTCCTGCAGGAACAACAGCGGGCTGTCACGCTCCTCGCCCGACTTGCGCCCGATCGTGGTCAGGATGCCGACCTCGGCGCCACGCAGGAATTTGTCGCCGAACCGCCCGCCCGTCTTCTTGAAGATCCAGGTCTGGGCGCGCGACATCCACTTGATGGCGGTGCCGGTCGATTTCGCGTTGAGCCGTTCGACCTGTTTGGGGTTCAGCGGGCGAGGGGTGTTGGCCATGCGGGGACCTTAGCGGCTGAGGAACGGGGTCAGGGAGGCGCGGATGTGATGGATCTTTCCGTCCGATGCGGCGATCAGGAAGGTCTCGTCGACGTGCGAGCACACCCGCCATC encodes:
- a CDS encoding nitroreductase family deazaflavin-dependent oxidoreductase; the protein is MANTPRPLNPKQVERLNAKSTGTAIKWMSRAQTWIFKKTGGRFGDKFLRGAEVGILTTIGRKSGEERDSPLLFLQEDQRIVLVASQGGRATNPMWYLNLVTNPKVKFQTKHATLELTAREATDAERDVYWPRLDAMYADFVNYRSYTDRKIPIVICDPV